One Roseburia rectibacter DNA window includes the following coding sequences:
- a CDS encoding MarR family winged helix-turn-helix transcriptional regulator yields the protein MDETGRKITKIAREASKFTLKMMKEEGIGTAEFDFIHFIRHNPGVTQAKVIEQLKIDKGAAARRAASLESKGYLYRKPNPKDGRSQLLYATEKAEQLKNSKAHIESVFYEWLLAELPEDEKVPFLKTLDKIYWRSKEQRRAEFKDVSKLVETGESDMAEMDGETDE from the coding sequence ATGGATGAAACAGGAAGAAAAATCACAAAAATAGCGCGTGAGGCATCTAAATTTACACTAAAAATGATGAAAGAAGAGGGAATCGGAACAGCAGAATTTGATTTCATCCATTTTATCAGGCACAATCCAGGTGTCACACAGGCAAAAGTCATAGAACAGTTAAAGATTGACAAAGGAGCAGCCGCAAGGCGCGCAGCAAGTTTAGAGAGCAAAGGCTATCTTTACCGGAAACCAAACCCTAAGGATGGCAGAAGTCAGCTTTTGTATGCAACAGAGAAAGCAGAACAATTAAAAAATTCAAAGGCACATATTGAGAGTGTGTTTTATGAATGGCTGTTAGCAGAGCTGCCGGAAGACGAGAAAGTACCATTTCTGAAAACGTTAGATAAGATTTACTGGAGATCTAAGGAGCAGCGGAGAGCAGAGTTTAAAGATGTGTCAAAACTTGTGGAAACAGGGGAAAGTGACATGGCAGAAATGGATGGTGAGACGGATGAGTGA
- a CDS encoding PfkB family carbohydrate kinase, which produces MEKKVDIAALGELLINFTEAGYRQDGRKLFEQNPGGAPANLLTDAVIEDPAYFTTLAFVENDEIGERKFSFARKPGADTQLRKEELDQTLISDCKIFHFGSLSLTDEPAEGATIKAVKMAKEAGALISYDPNYRPSLWKSKEIAVEKMRSVIELADVMKVSDEESILLTGAESYEDAADRLLAMGPKLLAVTLGEKGVLMATQNRKEIIKAFKTKAVDTTGAGDSFWGGVLCGILSLNKPIEKLEWEEITKCAVLGNAVTGLCVQKRDGIPAIPSKEEVLALMQKSGC; this is translated from the coding sequence ATGGAAAAAAAGGTTGATATTGCCGCATTAGGCGAACTGCTGATCAATTTTACGGAAGCAGGATACAGACAGGATGGAAGAAAACTGTTTGAACAAAACCCAGGAGGTGCACCGGCAAACCTGCTGACAGATGCGGTCATAGAAGATCCAGCTTATTTTACAACGCTGGCATTTGTGGAAAACGATGAAATTGGAGAACGGAAATTTTCTTTTGCAAGAAAACCGGGAGCAGATACACAGTTAAGAAAAGAAGAACTGGATCAAACATTAATTTCTGATTGTAAGATTTTCCATTTTGGATCGCTGTCGCTGACCGATGAGCCGGCGGAAGGTGCAACGATCAAAGCAGTGAAAATGGCAAAAGAAGCAGGTGCACTTATTTCATACGATCCGAATTACCGTCCATCTTTGTGGAAGAGTAAAGAAATCGCAGTTGAAAAAATGAGATCGGTCATAGAACTGGCAGATGTCATGAAAGTGTCCGATGAAGAGAGTATACTCCTGACCGGTGCAGAAAGTTATGAAGATGCAGCGGACAGACTGCTTGCCATGGGACCAAAACTGCTTGCAGTCACACTTGGAGAAAAGGGTGTGCTTATGGCAACCCAAAATAGAAAAGAGATTATAAAAGCATTTAAAACGAAGGCAGTTGACACGACCGGAGCAGGAGATTCGTTCTGGGGTGGTGTTTTATGTGGGATTCTTTCTTTGAATAAACCCATTGAGAAGCTGGAGTGGGAAGAAATCACAAAATGTGCCGTTTTGGGAAATGCGGTTACCGGATTGTGTGTACAAAAGAGAGATGGGATACCTGCCATTCCGTCAAAAGAAGAAGTGCTGGCATTAATGCAGAAGTCAGGGTGTTAA
- a CDS encoding RpnC/YadD family protein, whose protein sequence is MKKSTQVSEKIPTANRQYKDTVFRMLFSEKENLLSLYNAVTGSHYQNAEALKIVTLENAIYMGMKNDLAFMLETNIYLYEHQSTINPNIPLRDLIYIGIEYQQFVNDKSLYSSKLQKIPAPKFMVFYNGTDDVEDRMELKLSSAYEHLAGEPDLELKVLMLNVNEGHNKELMEQCQTLKEYAIYVARVRKYASELNLNDAVERAITECIKEGILVEFLRKNRSEVKMVSILEYDKEWEEKKLRKAEYEAGKEDGRNEGIEIGKNEGIEIGKNEAIAEMIHNMAKCGYSIDKIAEITGRSTEQIQSIMDR, encoded by the coding sequence ATGAAGAAGAGCACACAGGTATCAGAAAAGATACCGACAGCCAACCGTCAGTACAAAGACACTGTATTCCGTATGCTGTTCTCAGAGAAAGAGAATCTCTTATCCCTGTACAACGCAGTGACCGGAAGCCATTATCAGAATGCGGAAGCCCTTAAGATTGTCACGTTGGAAAACGCGATCTATATGGGAATGAAAAATGACCTGGCATTTATGTTAGAGACGAATATTTATCTCTATGAACATCAGTCGACGATCAATCCCAATATACCATTGCGGGATCTGATTTACATAGGAATCGAATACCAGCAGTTTGTGAACGATAAGTCACTATATTCGTCAAAGCTGCAGAAGATTCCGGCACCGAAGTTTATGGTGTTTTACAATGGAACCGATGACGTAGAAGACCGTATGGAACTGAAACTTTCATCAGCATATGAGCATCTGGCAGGAGAGCCGGATTTAGAGTTAAAAGTTCTGATGTTAAATGTGAACGAAGGACACAACAAAGAACTGATGGAGCAGTGCCAGACATTGAAGGAATATGCCATTTATGTTGCGAGAGTCCGAAAATATGCATCAGAGCTGAATCTGAATGATGCAGTTGAGAGGGCGATCACGGAATGCATCAAAGAAGGAATTTTAGTGGAATTTCTTCGGAAGAATCGTTCGGAGGTAAAGATGGTGAGTATATTAGAGTATGATAAAGAGTGGGAAGAAAAGAAACTCCGAAAGGCAGAATATGAAGCTGGTAAAGAGGATGGCAGAAATGAGGGAATCGAAATCGGCAAAAACGAAGGAATTGAAATCGGTAAAAATGAAGCTATAGCAGAAATGATTCACAATATGGCGAAATGCGGTTATTCCATAGATAAAATCGCCGAAATAACCGGCAGAAGTACAGAACAGATACAATCGATAATGGACAGATGA
- a CDS encoding bifunctional adenosylcobinamide kinase/adenosylcobinamide-phosphate guanylyltransferase: MRLVLGGIAQGKRDYVKTAYQISENDIFSGEQTELEQLSGVVAVDQFHLWVKRKIKEGADVPELTEIFIKQNPDCIVICDEVGCGVVPVEKEEREYREQVGRMQIVLAKASESVERVICGIAQKIK; this comes from the coding sequence ATGAGACTGGTTTTAGGTGGAATAGCACAGGGAAAACGCGATTATGTAAAAACTGCATATCAGATTTCAGAGAACGACATTTTTTCCGGTGAACAAACAGAACTTGAGCAGTTAAGCGGTGTAGTGGCGGTAGATCAGTTCCATCTGTGGGTCAAAAGAAAAATAAAAGAAGGCGCAGATGTACCGGAACTCACAGAAATATTTATAAAGCAGAATCCGGACTGTATCGTGATCTGTGATGAAGTCGGATGTGGTGTAGTACCGGTCGAAAAAGAGGAAAGAGAGTACCGGGAGCAGGTCGGAAGAATGCAGATCGTTCTGGCAAAAGCCTCGGAGAGTGTGGAGCGAGTGATATGCGGAATAGCGCAGAAAATCAAATAG
- the cbiB gene encoding adenosylcobinamide-phosphate synthase CbiB, producing the protein MYYHMIAFLAGFLLDLLIGDPHWLYHPVRLIGNLISAIDHKMLDVSGIRNEKKEWCAGIWLVVIVLSATGLVSICLLLGGYVLNPVAGCILESIMTYQILATKCLKVESMKVYERLKAEDLDGARKAVAMIVGRDTQNLNEAGVAKAAVETVAENTSDGVIAPMIYLAIGGPVLGFLYKAVNTMDSMVGYKNDCYLNFGRTAAKLDDVVNYIPARISAALMIAAAYLPGKQFSGKDALRIFKRDRYNHASPNSAQTEAACAGALNLRLAGDASYFGKIVKKPYIGDDIRPVEAEDIARVNVLLYRSAVIGECLCLLILMGITLFI; encoded by the coding sequence ATGTATTACCATATGATTGCATTTCTGGCAGGATTTCTGTTAGATCTGCTGATCGGAGATCCGCACTGGCTGTATCATCCGGTGCGCCTGATCGGAAATCTGATCTCTGCAATAGATCATAAAATGCTTGATGTATCAGGCATAAGAAATGAAAAAAAAGAATGGTGTGCAGGCATCTGGCTTGTAGTGATCGTATTATCTGCTACAGGTCTGGTAAGTATTTGCTTACTTCTGGGGGGGTATGTACTCAATCCCGTAGCAGGCTGCATTTTAGAGAGTATCATGACATATCAGATTCTTGCGACAAAGTGTCTGAAAGTCGAGAGTATGAAAGTGTACGAACGTCTGAAGGCAGAGGATCTTGACGGTGCAAGAAAAGCAGTGGCAATGATCGTGGGACGTGATACCCAGAATCTGAATGAAGCAGGTGTTGCAAAAGCAGCAGTGGAGACGGTAGCGGAAAATACATCGGATGGTGTGATCGCACCGATGATCTATTTAGCGATCGGCGGACCGGTTCTGGGATTTTTGTATAAGGCAGTCAATACGATGGATTCGATGGTGGGATATAAAAATGACTGCTATCTGAATTTTGGAAGAACGGCGGCAAAACTTGATGATGTGGTAAATTATATTCCGGCACGTATCAGTGCGGCACTGATGATCGCTGCAGCTTATCTGCCGGGAAAACAGTTTTCCGGGAAAGATGCCCTGCGCATTTTTAAACGTGACCGTTATAACCATGCAAGCCCCAATTCTGCCCAGACCGAGGCAGCCTGTGCAGGTGCCTTAAATCTTCGTCTGGCAGGGGATGCAAGTTATTTTGGAAAGATCGTGAAAAAACCATATATCGGGGATGATATCAGACCAGTGGAAGCAGAAGATATTGCGCGGGTAAATGTGCTTTTATATCGGAGCGCAGTGATTGGGGAATGTTTGTGTCTGTTAATTCTTATGGGAATAACGTTGTTCATTTAA
- a CDS encoding helix-turn-helix domain-containing protein, whose translation MVRLKELRESKHMSQQAVADVFHVTQQTIFKYEHALAEPDLDVILHMADFFDTSVDYLIGYTDVPFRYEVYPKDSITQSEQRVLEYYRRLPPKVQALVQALADETAENGSAPKTAFR comes from the coding sequence ATGGTACGATTAAAAGAACTACGTGAATCAAAACATATGAGTCAGCAGGCTGTCGCTGATGTATTTCATGTCACACAGCAGACAATCTTTAAATATGAGCATGCTCTTGCGGAACCGGATCTTGATGTAATTCTTCACATGGCAGATTTCTTTGATACTTCTGTTGATTATCTGATCGGTTACACAGATGTTCCCTTCCGGTATGAAGTATATCCGAAAGATTCCATCACGCAGAGTGAACAGCGTGTTTTAGAATATTACAGACGGCTCCCGCCCAAAGTACAGGCTCTGGTTCAGGCACTCGCAGACGAAACAGCTGAAAATGGTTCTGCCCCAAAAACAGCTTTCCGTTGA
- a CDS encoding histidine phosphatase family protein: MRNSAENQIGMVFIRHGETDSNRRKSYLGWTDEPLSVEGREVIAQNKKKYPDADFIFTSPMLRCRQTKEIIYGNQSCQIIEKWKEMNFGSFEGKTYLELNGNKDYQRWIDSGGTLTFPDGESREEFILRCRAGLMDCLTRLTEKKSDTFRSEDQSKRINKICFIEQENELKKASQPKKVQGKVVCVVHGGTIMALFDSYGKGSYFDYQCRCGQGYECTLSYTTDENGAVDETSIFITDEKIILGE; the protein is encoded by the coding sequence ATGCGGAATAGCGCAGAAAATCAAATAGGAATGGTTTTTATCCGGCACGGAGAAACAGATTCAAACCGCAGAAAAAGTTATCTTGGCTGGACGGATGAGCCGCTTTCTGTGGAAGGACGTGAAGTGATTGCACAGAACAAAAAAAAATATCCGGATGCGGATTTTATTTTTACAAGTCCGATGTTAAGGTGCAGACAGACAAAAGAGATTATATATGGCAATCAGTCCTGCCAGATCATAGAAAAATGGAAAGAGATGAATTTTGGCAGTTTTGAAGGGAAAACTTATCTCGAATTAAATGGAAATAAAGATTATCAGAGATGGATCGACAGCGGTGGAACACTGACCTTTCCGGATGGGGAGAGCCGGGAAGAATTTATCCTGCGGTGCAGAGCCGGGCTCATGGATTGCCTGACCAGATTGACAGAAAAAAAGAGCGATACCTTTCGTTCGGAAGATCAGAGTAAAAGGATAAATAAGATCTGTTTTATAGAGCAGGAAAATGAGCTGAAAAAAGCATCGCAGCCAAAAAAAGTACAGGGAAAAGTTGTCTGCGTCGTACATGGCGGCACGATCATGGCATTATTTGACAGCTATGGAAAGGGTTCCTATTTTGATTACCAGTGCAGGTGCGGACAGGGGTATGAATGTACATTGTCTTATACCACGGATGAAAATGGAGCAGTGGATGAGACTTCGATTTTTATAACAGATGAAAAAATAATTTTGGGAGAGTAA
- a CDS encoding winged helix-turn-helix transcriptional regulator, with amino-acid sequence MTVRLIYPRITNTMLTNTLRDLEELGIIHREQFNEIPPHVEYSLTEKGKALLPVFFEISKWGEENLD; translated from the coding sequence ATGACAGTACGACTTATATATCCACGCATCACAAATACCATGCTTACAAATACCTTAAGAGATTTAGAGGAGCTTGGGATCATTCACAGAGAGCAGTTTAATGAGATTCCACCCCATGTGGAATATTCCTTAACCGAAAAAGGAAAAGCCCTGCTTCCGGTGTTTTTTGAAATATCAAAATGGGGGGAAGAAAATTTAGATTAA
- a CDS encoding leucine-rich repeat protein — protein sequence MKKRMIAWLLCACMTLTAAPEMLLADVAGKDYQQTQEENSFREKGTVETQTAEQDDEKSTVTEKKETDQADEEDHNAGHLAEEESGAVETEIVTEETEEPETTIVTEETEEPETKVVTEETEEAETENVTEEPEQAETENVTEETESTEEILKRALSGDEISRIDWVQELVTLFDLTVDGDNYPDNYYSDISTDDSFYRDVMVACEFGMIDLEAGEEFRPEDAVTREFAAQTMNAMLGFVPETDSYTYQDTADVTYKDAAQVAIDRGWVTVAAGKFLPEQSLTTEEHDAMIADAKKVLADAQIETGKENTCTFASGVVVVPKGTAVSIDVDGIVMIENCPVTIKQGTTFAVYVNDIVMAYKAESVRTEGTTTYITTADADDGAVLNVDQQGELDVDMTEFIPADEETYVVNGVTVTEGMTRGISYKNNTLRADKTISISDDVTATVSVVISNMKVSYRLKNNDYYFTVSGDMEYSCNVKGDAFKDINHTLTLGAVPLGGVGMLTLAMEYNLSGEATLTVEKEFEAGFAYSDGFRVVGNSHKKGFSFSAEADLTTGIVLSAKATLGIVSGDIYAKTGARMNIKYVRYSSGTPTYCASQAAYLYASVGASAKIGVGIASKTFSKSIEIWGKNNSPVRVYYHIEDGVLRTSCTRGKEFAAQGGWTSYWTSPGSRYFNPAGVGSYFDAGAGAGGAIVPIYTYTLDDANRATITGYSGNATALYIPGEIDGHEVVAIGDSAFENRTDLRTVMIPDSVTEIEAYSFNNCTNLSNVTLSKNLESMGSSAFGNCDGLTQIEIPKSLESCDISYGSYGPFRDCDKLKKVKFEEGTTIIATMLFHHCTGIEEIEIPDTVTIIKDSAFEECTNLRSVQIPDTVTKIEPEAFQNCVGLTNIRIPDSVTRIDGGAFYGCSNLVNVTLSKNLESMGNSAFGNCDKLTEIEIPKSLTSCDIFYGSYGPFRDCDKLKKVKFEEGTTVIATMLFHHCTGIEEIEIPDTVTIIKDSAFEECTNLRSVQIPDTVTKIEPEAFQNCVGLTNIRIPDSVTRIDGGAFYGCSNLVNVTLSKNLESMGNSAFGNCDKLTEIEIPKSLTSCDIFYGSYGPFRDCDKLKKVKFEEGTTVIATMLFHHCTGIEEIEIPDTVTIIKDSAFEECTNLKSIQIPNTVTKIEPEAFYNCTSLTTVNIPDTVKSIDKSVFSGCASLTEVHLPSTIKEMPVSAFYNCKKLTTINFPSTLTMIGNSAFSGCESLPEAILPSGVEKIESNAFKNCKALKKAAVPDTVSSIGSSAFYGCEALTDIILGSKLKKIESQTFYGCTVLPSIVLPYNVTTIGDSAFVNCTKLTQITVPRNTTLIASNAFSYPKKMTMYGPSDCYAQTYASGKGIKYVTQDIHATSVSLDITEKTAERYDDFQLTATIAPLNFTDAVVWTSSNEEVATVSDTGYVEICGVGTAVITVTAGNVKAACKITVPQLIDWIEFDEDEIELKAGETYQLKPYISPSDATNKKLKYTSSDTKVAEVSASGLVTAKSEGEAKIRAAATDGSDEYAVCYVTVTGKAKVTGITLDRTSAEVKRGEKLTLNVTVSPSYASNKKVVWKSANTKIATVDANGSVTAKAPGRTKIMVTSSENSSYQASCTVTVPYKITYKLNKGKNNASNPSTYYRKKVTLKNPSRKGYAFAGWYTDAKFKKKITSISSSAKSDYILYAKWTKVKVAKASLTSAKNSKSKQILLKYKKVSGAKGYEISYSTDKKFKKAVTKKNTAKTSYTISKLKKGKIYYVRIRAYKMDSTSKKVYGKYSSVKKVKVSK from the coding sequence ATGAAAAAACGAATGATCGCATGGCTGCTTTGTGCCTGTATGACATTGACCGCGGCACCGGAGATGCTGCTGGCGGATGTGGCAGGGAAAGATTATCAGCAGACACAGGAAGAAAACAGTTTCAGAGAGAAAGGGACTGTGGAAACACAGACTGCAGAACAGGATGATGAAAAGTCGACAGTGACAGAGAAAAAAGAAACAGACCAGGCAGATGAAGAAGATCATAATGCCGGACATCTGGCAGAAGAAGAGTCTGGGGCGGTTGAGACGGAGATTGTTACGGAAGAGACAGAAGAGCCAGAAACGACGATTGTCACGGAAGAGACAGAAGAGCCAGAAACGAAGGTTGTTACAGAAGAAACAGAGGAGGCTGAAACAGAGAATGTCACAGAAGAGCCAGAGCAGGCTGAAACAGAGAACGTTACGGAAGAAACGGAGAGTACAGAGGAGATTTTAAAAAGGGCATTATCAGGTGACGAGATCAGCCGTATCGACTGGGTACAGGAACTGGTAACATTATTTGATCTTACGGTAGATGGGGACAATTATCCGGATAATTATTACAGTGACATATCAACGGATGATTCGTTTTATCGTGATGTGATGGTGGCATGCGAGTTCGGAATGATCGATCTTGAGGCAGGAGAAGAATTTCGACCGGAAGATGCAGTGACACGTGAATTTGCAGCGCAGACCATGAATGCGATGCTTGGTTTTGTGCCGGAAACAGACAGTTATACTTATCAGGATACAGCAGATGTTACATATAAGGATGCAGCACAGGTCGCAATCGATAGAGGATGGGTTACGGTTGCTGCCGGTAAATTTCTCCCGGAACAGTCACTTACAACGGAAGAACATGATGCAATGATCGCGGATGCAAAAAAGGTTTTGGCAGATGCGCAGATAGAGACCGGAAAAGAAAATACCTGTACGTTTGCGTCCGGAGTAGTTGTTGTACCAAAGGGAACAGCCGTATCTATTGATGTGGACGGAATAGTTATGATCGAAAACTGTCCGGTTACGATCAAACAGGGAACAACATTTGCCGTGTATGTTAACGATATTGTCATGGCATATAAGGCAGAAAGTGTACGGACAGAAGGAACAACGACATATATTACAACCGCAGATGCGGATGATGGCGCGGTTTTAAATGTTGACCAGCAGGGCGAACTGGATGTTGATATGACGGAATTTATTCCGGCAGATGAAGAAACATATGTGGTAAATGGTGTTACAGTCACAGAAGGTATGACAAGGGGGATATCCTATAAAAACAATACCCTGCGTGCAGATAAAACGATTTCCATCTCAGATGATGTCACAGCGACAGTAAGTGTTGTGATTTCAAACATGAAAGTAAGTTACAGGCTGAAAAATAATGACTATTATTTTACAGTCAGCGGAGATATGGAGTACTCCTGCAATGTAAAAGGGGACGCATTTAAAGATATTAACCATACACTGACGCTGGGGGCAGTGCCGCTCGGCGGTGTTGGTATGCTGACGCTGGCAATGGAATATAATCTTTCCGGGGAGGCAACGCTTACCGTGGAAAAGGAATTTGAAGCCGGATTTGCGTATTCGGACGGATTCCGTGTAGTTGGAAACAGTCATAAAAAAGGATTTTCCTTTTCAGCAGAAGCAGATCTGACCACAGGTATTGTACTCTCCGCAAAAGCAACGCTCGGAATTGTCAGCGGAGATATTTATGCAAAAACCGGTGCACGTATGAACATCAAATACGTAAGGTACAGTTCCGGAACACCGACATACTGTGCGTCACAGGCGGCATATCTGTATGCATCAGTGGGGGCAAGTGCAAAGATCGGAGTTGGTATTGCATCAAAGACCTTTAGCAAAAGTATAGAGATCTGGGGAAAGAATAACAGTCCGGTGCGCGTGTACTATCATATTGAGGACGGCGTACTTCGGACATCATGTACGCGTGGGAAAGAATTTGCCGCGCAGGGAGGCTGGACAAGTTATTGGACATCTCCAGGTTCGAGATATTTCAATCCGGCGGGCGTAGGAAGCTATTTTGATGCAGGAGCAGGTGCAGGCGGTGCGATCGTACCGATTTATACCTATACACTCGATGATGCAAACAGGGCTACGATCACAGGATATAGTGGAAATGCGACGGCACTTTATATTCCGGGGGAGATTGACGGGCATGAGGTTGTTGCGATTGGAGATAGCGCTTTTGAGAACCGGACAGATTTGAGAACGGTGATGATACCAGATAGCGTGACGGAAATTGAAGCATATTCATTTAACAATTGTACTAACTTATCAAATGTGACATTATCTAAAAATTTAGAGAGTATGGGAAGCAGTGCGTTCGGAAATTGTGATGGCTTGACGCAGATAGAGATACCGAAAAGTTTGGAAAGCTGTGATATATCTTATGGATCGTATGGACCCTTTAGAGATTGCGATAAATTAAAAAAAGTAAAATTTGAAGAGGGAACAACGATAATAGCAACAATGTTGTTTCACCATTGCACTGGAATAGAAGAAATAGAAATTCCCGATACAGTAACAATAATAAAAGATAGTGCATTTGAAGAATGTACGAATTTGAGGTCGGTACAAATTCCAGACACTGTAACAAAAATAGAGCCGGAGGCATTTCAGAATTGTGTAGGATTAACAAATATTAGGATACCAGATAGTGTGACGAGAATAGATGGTGGAGCATTTTATGGGTGTAGTAATCTTGTAAATGTAACATTGTCAAAAAATTTAGAGAGTATGGGAAATAGTGCGTTTGGAAATTGTGATAAATTGACGGAGATAGAGATACCAAAGAGTTTGACAAGTTGCGATATATTTTATGGATCGTATGGACCCTTTAGAGATTGCGATAAGTTAAAAAAAGTAAAATTTGAAGAGGGAACAACGGTAATAGCAACAATGTTGTTTCACCATTGCACTGGAATAGAAGAAATAGAAATTCCCGATACAGTAACAATAATAAAAGATAGTGCATTTGAAGAATGTACGAATTTGAGGTCAGTACAAATTCCAGACACTGTAACAAAAATAGAGCCAGAGGCATTTCAGAATTGTGTAGGATTAACAAATATTAGGATACCAGATAGTGTGACGAGAATAGATGGTGGAGCATTTTATGGGTGTAGTAATCTTGTAAATGTAACATTGTCAAAAAATTTAGAGAGTATGGGAAATAGTGCGTTTGGAAATTGTGATAAATTGACGGAGATAGAGATACCAAAGAGTTTGACAAGTTGCGATATATTTTATGGATCATATGGACCCTTTAGAGATTGCGATAAGTTAAAAAAAGTAAAATTTGAAGAGGGAACAACGGTAATAGCAACAATGTTGTTTCACCATTGCACTGGAATAGAAGAAATAGAAATTCCCGATACAGTAACAATAATAAAAGATAGTGCATTTGAAGAATGTACGAATTTAAAGTCAATACAAATTCCAAATACTGTCACAAAAATAGAGCCAGAAGCATTTTATAACTGCACTTCGCTAACAACAGTAAATATTCCTGATACTGTTAAGTCTATAGATAAGTCCGTGTTTTCGGGTTGCGCCAGCCTGACGGAAGTGCATTTGCCAAGTACCATAAAAGAAATGCCTGTAAGCGCATTTTACAATTGCAAAAAGTTAACCACCATCAACTTCCCATCCACCCTGACCATGATCGGGAACTCCGCATTCTCTGGCTGTGAATCCCTGCCGGAAGCAATACTTCCATCCGGGGTAGAAAAAATAGAAAGCAACGCATTTAAAAACTGTAAAGCCTTGAAAAAGGCAGCGGTACCGGATACCGTTTCATCCATTGGAAGTTCTGCATTTTATGGCTGTGAAGCTCTGACCGACATTATATTAGGCAGCAAGTTAAAGAAGATTGAGAGCCAGACATTCTACGGCTGCACAGTTCTGCCATCCATCGTGCTTCCTTACAATGTGACCACGATCGGTGACAGTGCCTTTGTCAACTGCACGAAGCTGACGCAGATCACAGTCCCGCGCAACACAACTTTGATCGCATCAAATGCATTTTCCTATCCAAAGAAAATGACGATGTACGGTCCGTCTGATTGCTATGCCCAGACTTATGCAAGCGGAAAAGGAATCAAGTACGTCACACAGGATATTCATGCAACCTCAGTCAGTCTGGATATTACAGAAAAAACGGCGGAGCGCTATGACGATTTCCAGCTGACAGCGACGATCGCGCCTTTGAATTTCACAGATGCAGTGGTATGGACAAGTTCCAACGAAGAGGTTGCCACTGTTTCTGATACCGGATATGTGGAGATCTGTGGTGTTGGAACAGCAGTCATTACGGTAACGGCTGGAAATGTAAAAGCTGCCTGTAAGATAACCGTACCGCAGCTGATAGACTGGATCGAATTTGATGAGGATGAGATTGAATTAAAAGCTGGTGAAACCTATCAGTTGAAACCATATATTTCACCTTCGGATGCCACAAATAAAAAACTCAAATATACTTCTTCTGATACGAAAGTGGCAGAGGTTTCTGCAAGCGGACTTGTCACTGCAAAATCGGAGGGTGAAGCAAAAATCCGGGCGGCGGCAACGGATGGCAGTGATGAATATGCAGTCTGCTATGTGACTGTTACCGGAAAGGCGAAAGTAACAGGAATAACTTTAGACAGGACATCAGCAGAGGTAAAAAGAGGAGAGAAGCTAACCTTAAATGTGACTGTATCACCATCTTATGCCTCCAATAAAAAGGTAGTCTGGAAATCGGCAAATACAAAGATTGCCACCGTGGATGCCAACGGCAGTGTGACAGCAAAAGCACCGGGCAGAACGAAGATCATGGTGACTTCGTCTGAAAACAGTAGTTATCAGGCATCCTGTACGGTTACAGTACCATATAAAATTACCTACAAACTGAATAAAGGTAAAAACAATGCCTCAAATCCGTCAACTTATTATAGAAAGAAAGTAACACTGAAAAATCCGTCACGCAAAGGATACGCATTTGCAGGCTGGTATACGGATGCAAAATTTAAAAAGAAGATCACAAGTATCAGCAGCAGCGCAAAATCCGATTACATTTTGTATGCAAAGTGGACAAAAGTAAAAGTGGCGAAGGCTTCTCTTACGTCTGCGAAAAACAGCAAGAGTAAACAGATTTTACTGAAATATAAGAAAGTATCCGGCGCAAAAGGTTACGAGATTTCTTACAGTACGGATAAAAAATTCAAAAAGGCGGTTACAAAGAAAAATACGGCGAAGACATCCTATACCATAAGTAAACTGAAAAAAGGAAAGATATACTATGTGCGCATCCGGGCTTATAAAATGGATTCCACGAGCAAAAAAGTGTATGGAAAATATTCATCCGTGAAAAAAGTTAAGGTCAGTAAATAG